A DNA window from Choloepus didactylus isolate mChoDid1 chromosome 9, mChoDid1.pri, whole genome shotgun sequence contains the following coding sequences:
- the GPR55 gene encoding G-protein coupled receptor 55, which produces MSPRNASVDCSFHDVDELVKTLQLAVHSPTFFLGLLLNLLAIRGFHTFLKKRWSDYAATSIYMINLAVFDLLLVLSLPFKLVLSYVRTPLPSLCTLVECLYFISMYGSIFTICFISLDRFLAIQYPLLVSHLRSPRKIFMMCCAIWVLVWAGSIPIYSFHGKVEEYKCFHNMSDGTWSAQVFFPFEVFGFLLPMGVITFCSSRSISILLARRAHIQDWGQQRACIWSLAASLAVFVVSFLPVHLGFFLQFLVRNGFITECRTKQNISLFLQLSLCFSNINCCLDVFCYYFVIKEFRMDIMAHRPSRAQLVLQDTMTTRD; this is translated from the coding sequence ATGAGCCCCCGGAATGCAAGTGTGGACTGTTCCTTCCATGATGTGGACGAGCTGGTGAAGACCCTGCAGCTGGCTGTCCACAGCCCCACCTTCTTCCTGGGCCTCCTCCTCAACCTGCTGGCCATTCGGGGCTTCCACACCTTCCTGAAGAAGAGGTGGTCGGATTATGCCGCCACCTCCATCTACATGATCAACCTGGCGGTCTTTGACCTGCTGCTGGTGCTCTCCCTCCCATTCAAGCTGGTCCTGTCCTATGTGCGGACCCCCTTGCCTTCTCTGTGCACCCTGGTGGAGTGCCTCTACTTCATCAGCATGTACGGTAGCATCTTCACCATCTGCTTCATCAGCCTGGACCGGTTCTTGGCCATCCAGTACCCACTCCTGGTCAGCCACCTGCGGTCCCCCAGGAAGATCTTCATGATGTGCTGCGCCATCTGGGTCCTGGTATGGGCTGGGAGCATCCCTATCTACAGCTTCCATGGGAAAGTGGAAGAGTACAAGTGCTTCCACAACATGTCTGACGGCACCTGGAGTGCCCAGGTCTTCTTTCCTTTCGAGGTGTTTGGATTCCTGCTTCCCATGGGCGTCATCACTTTCTGCTCTTCCAGGAGCATTTCCATCCTCCTTGCCCGGCGGGCCCACATCCAGGACTGGGGCCAGCAGAGGGCTTGCATCTGGTCTCTTGCAGCCAGTCTGGCTGTCTTTGTGGTCTCCTTTCTCCCGGTCCACCTGGGTTTTTTCCTGCAGTTCTTGGTGAGGAATGGCTTTATCACGGAGTGCAGAACAAAGCAGAACATCAGCTTGTTCTTGCAATTGTCCCTGTGCTTCTCCAACATCAACTGCTGCCTGGATGTTTTCTGCTACTACTTTGTCATCAAAGAATTCCGCATGGACATCATGGCACACCGGCCTTCCAGGGCCCAGCTGGTCCTGCAGGACACCATGACCACCAGGGACTAA